A region from the Bacteroidota bacterium genome encodes:
- a CDS encoding porin family protein has translation MQKYFASFLLIVIFASTCSSPVAAQYSSNWFGVRAGINIANESVDILPGGASTGFRIGPSFGAQYDYSLSDSWALSVGLLFNQKGTHQQYDSASLSQTPPTTPIAYGGKDDFTLSYIEIPIVAKATFGYGDFKPYLFAGPSIGILMSASEAVDGTVPPITDVKTFASSTDISLYLGGGLQEQMGSKMVYFDAGYAAGLTKVFKSNPRTASNFIDLSTAKSGDIRLAIGMLWQI, from the coding sequence ATGCAAAAGTACTTCGCTTCTTTTCTACTAATCGTCATCTTCGCGAGCACCTGCTCATCACCCGTCGCGGCTCAATATTCGTCGAATTGGTTCGGTGTTCGCGCCGGTATCAACATCGCGAATGAGTCCGTTGATATTTTGCCCGGCGGGGCATCGACCGGCTTCCGGATCGGACCATCGTTCGGAGCCCAATATGATTACTCCCTCAGCGATTCCTGGGCGCTTAGTGTGGGATTGCTCTTCAATCAAAAGGGCACGCATCAGCAATATGATTCGGCCTCGCTGAGTCAGACGCCACCGACTACGCCCATTGCGTATGGTGGCAAGGATGATTTCACCTTGAGTTATATCGAAATCCCGATCGTTGCGAAGGCAACATTTGGCTACGGTGATTTCAAGCCCTATCTCTTCGCTGGCCCCTCGATCGGCATTCTGATGTCGGCCTCGGAGGCGGTCGATGGCACGGTGCCACCAATCACGGATGTGAAAACCTTCGCTTCCTCAACCGACATTTCGCTTTATTTGGGGGGTGGTCTCCAGGAGCAGATGGGATCGAAGATGGTCTATTTTGATGCCGGTTATGCGGCCGGATTGACAAAAGTCTTCAAGTCGAACCCACGCACCGCAAGCAATTTCATCGATCTCTCGACTGCAAAATCGGGTGATATACGCCTCGCGATTGGGATGCTGTGGCAAATCTGA